Below is a genomic region from Henckelia pumila isolate YLH828 chromosome 3, ASM3356847v2, whole genome shotgun sequence.
TCCTTATAAATTGGTGGTAAGGGGGGGATTAAGTCACATGAAGGCCACAACTCTGGTCCATTTATTGGCATGATTGACCTTGCATAACATCGTTTGTATGCTTCAATACTATAATAACGATGCACATAAGCCTCTGGATTTTCTCTTTTGCACCACATAGCACATATAGCATGTGGACATGGAATCCCAGTCATTTCCCATCTTCTACAGCTGCAACTCATTTTACTTAGGTCAACAGAATGCTGATTGCGTGGACCAGAGATCTGAAAATGCATCTCATCAGCCATCATCGGTCTAAACGTAGTCGCATCCTTGCAATTCTTTGCCATCACTACTTTAATCTTTGGGCATATTGCACCATCCCACTTCTCTGCCTTTGACCTGTTCAACTGAAATCTGACCATCAACATATTTCTAATCGATTCGAACATTGGAATTATTGCCTTCTCCCTAGCCTCTAAAATCATACTGTTGAAACATTCACACATATTGTTCAAAAGTATGTCACATTTGGGGATGGTGCTAAAGAATGCCTTGCACCAGTGATGTTCAGGTTTTTTGGCCAACCATGCATATGCATTTCCATCAATCTTCTTCAAATCTTCCATGCGTCTTTTGAACTCTTCAACTCTTGTTGCTCTTGCTGCAGCCCAAAGAGCATTTTTGATTGCCACACCTCTAAAACCAGCAGCTTTCATGTTGCTCAAGAGATGCCTAACACAAAATCTGTTTTCagcatcgggatacaaactcTCGAAGGCAGGAATCAATCCTTTTTGTTTGTCGGACATAAATGTCCAGCCATGCTGATTTTCAAAGCCGATATCTTTATCTAACAACCGAAGAAACCACACCCAACTGTCCTTACTCTCTCCTTCAACCAAGGCATAAGCAATAGGAAAAATATTATTGTTAGGATCTAGGCCAACTGCCGCTAATAACTGCCCCCCTGTCTTTGTTTTCAGAAAACAACCATCCACACCAATCACGGGCCTACATGCATCCTTGAAACCATCTTTGCATGCCgagaaacaaacataaagtcTTTGAAATCTTGGCCCATCATCATCTTCTGTCAATTTCAGAATTACAGAAGCACCTTCGTCAGTCCTCTTCAATTCAGAGCAATAATCTCTTATTCGGCTAAATTGTTCTTGTATGCTGCCCTCAACTAGTTTCATTGCTTTTTTCTTAGCCAAATAAGCTTGCTTATATGAAATAGTTGTGTTCAAAGTGTTTTCTACCTCGACTTTGAACTCGCTGGTACCTAACTTAGGATTTGACTTGAATTTCTTTTCAAAAGTAGATCCCAACCAGCCTGCTTTGATGCTTCTGTTCTTGCTGTGCCAATAGCAATTGTCATGCTCGGGgataaatgtttttatttgcCAACATGAGTCTTTATTCATTGGTGAACAAAGAATACACCAATTACAACCTTCATTGATGCATATACCACGAAGTCTTTTGTTGTCATTCTTTACAAACTTCACTGTACGTCCTCGTCTGATACAATGACTCTCTATTGCAAATTTGGCCTCATTCTTTGAACTGAATATCATACCGAGCTTCAAATCAGGATTTTTAGAATCTTCAATAGGGTCATACATTGGAAAGGTTGGTGCATCGTCCTCATCAGATTCAATAGCACTCCCAAAACCATCACTTTCTAGACAGTCATAATCCCCTTCATCCTGCCCCATCCTAGACAGCAAGTCATCCGAAATTCCAACATCTTCCACTACATTTTTCCCTTTCAAATTTTCAGCAGCATGATTCTTCAGATTCTCCGCTAACTGAACTTCTTCCTCAAATTCaaaatcactatcatgaaaACCATTTGCACCGTCTTGAGTGGTTGCATCTTTCTGATTATTTGTAGCTACTTCAACATGTTCCATGTAAACTTCAACTTCAAAGTTATGTGGGATATGATCCTTAATTTCAAGCACACCAACATCATTTTCCAAATATCTCCCTTTGGTTAAACTTTTCCCGAGCTTGTGCCAGAGCTTGAAACTATTCTCATCTGTAAATCCCAACTCTTTTGCATACCCACGAAGTTCAATTATCCCCAACTTATCCAGATCAACGAAGTCGAAGTATTCAATATTACCACCTTTGTACACTTTTTTTTTGCGAATTGTTTCCATCGTACCACCGTAATATAATTTTAGTGTGAAACATGTAGGTTCTCCCATCACACCTGGAAAAAATACAGGTACTGAATTTCAAACCATAATACAACGGATAAACTTTTTTTGCTAACTAAATTAATACTGTGTATAATAAAGTAATACAAAAATTAATATCGTGCAGAAAAAATTACCATAATTTGGCGTGAAACTCAGAGAATGGGTGCTCCGTCTAGCCATAATTTTGCAAATGCTGCTTATAAACTATTGAGAGATGTTTGCCTCCATGATATTCAACAGCAGATTGTTTCCTCTCATGTTGAAAATAAGGAAAATCACCTACACCGTAAACAAACtattattttatatcatataaCAACAATttaattcatgaaattttatatcaTATAACAGGCTGCCtagaacattttttttttggcataAACTAATACTAAGCCACAATTTAATTCATTAAATTTTCATGTTTGATATTATTCTCACTTATTACAATAACTGTTGTACTAGATCAAACATAGAGCAAAAAATACATGAATTTGATAGAAAACAGAGTAGAACAGTGAAAAAGTGGGTATCAAGGGACTCAATTCAGCAACCACCTCATCACCATTTCCCTTCAAGATGTATACCTATGGTAGTTCTGGGCTTCAATTGCCATTTTCACAAAAACCAAAGAAATCCTAACTCAAATTTCCATCAAGTAATTTCTGACTCGTGAGGTGTTAGCTAGAATATTCATCTCAGTAAAATTTAATCTGCAGCTTCTACCAAATAATTATATATGCAAGCATTTACCTTAAGCGAGATTTGGATTTGAAAGAGATGACCCGATCTTCTAACTCAGCTGGAAGAAATGGTGTGTTCTAGGGTTTTGAATTGGGGCAACACGTGATAAGAGTTAGAATTTGAGAAAAATGATAGAAATATGGATGTGGGCCTTCATCACCGTGAAAATTTAACGTCGAGTTGACGGGAGGGACCAAATGCGAAAAATTTATGAAAGACGAAGGACCATTTAAGCGGCCCGATAAGTCGAGGGACTATTTTTGGATAAGTCACAAACAAGAGGGACGAAAATAGGCATTATCCCATTTTTTGAAGTTTAGGGTTTGGGGGGAAAATTGCAGCACACGATTGAGGAAAGATTAGGTGCTTCTCGGCTTACCCAAATGGATACGTGGCATATATATATTGGATGTGATTTCCCTCACAAAACTCTTTTaacttttattatattattattattattattattattattattatgttatttatgcaCACGAATAATGATGTATCTTAAGCTAGTATTAAAAATTATGAGAATTTGCTTATTCTCTAGCCTACATTAATagtgtatttttaaaaatagccttcattattaaatattataaaatatagtCTTTTATAGTTTAATTATAATCCAAAAATACCTTTTCTTTATTCATTTCATCGTCTCAATAAAATATCACAATAAGAATCACTTTCCAAACcaattattcaaaaaaaaaaaaaaagaatcacTTTCAAAATAATTGGAATAAAATTATTTCGTTAtgcattatttattttcttgatgaataataatataatattaatataaataataataaattaaatattaataataattataattaattaaaataattaaattaatgataaacatagaaattatattaataattataataataatcgtAATAATTATAATTCTAAATGCTAATAAATTACTTGATATTGATAATATTAATCATAAAAcgaataataaaattatgtagTGTTGATGAATAATTAATTGATCATCGTGATAATcgtgataataataataatactatcATATTAATgtgaataataataaattaaatattaataataatgagaatatattaaaataattatattaatgataaacatacaaattatattaataattataattgtaaTTGTAATAAATATAATACTAATTGATAAGAAATGATTTGATGTCGATAATATTAATCATAAAacgaataataaaattaaacacATAATCTGAAGAATATATAATcgggaataataataaaatgaactaataatactttttttttaaagggaaactaataatattattaataacaaTAGTAGTGTTAATaacaataaagaattattaCACTTATTTATATTGCAATTTTTTTAGCTATAAATTTGTATTTATGGATcagataataataacaacaacaactattacaattaattcatactaacattttataattatataaatttatattattaatataaattaaataaataaataataaatatgaatataaaaacaaatgcaataaattaaaacacAAGTGCAATAGaccaattatttaataaaatatttatgtatagTTTGATAATTATATTGTCATAATAGTTCAATCTGATATGTTTTGCGTGTTAATGTAATAATGGGTTAGTCATTTTTTATGTGATGTTAATATGATATTAATGTATAGTTGACGTAGAGTTGGCATCTTTAGTATCATATTacgaaaaatgattaaaattgtcaaaaatcgaaacatatatgactaaaattgaaatctaCAAATATAAAAAACCAAAATCATATAATGACAAAATTACTATaccaaaattacaatttttccTAAAAGATAAAGGTTATATTTGGCTTTGGGCTTTGGTCCTAGTGTCTAAAAACATGTAATGATGTGAATAATGGTTTAAAAGATTAAAAGTTTAAGTTCATAATGGTTTGTAAGATTAAAAGTTTAAGTTCATCTCATTTTATGTCGTTCTATAAGAATAAGATAATATTGCagaaatgatattgaaatattaattttatattctataaaataaatgaatatttaaaaacaaataaaatggtacataacaaaaaaataaaattactcataattaaaattttaaaacttacacataaatataaaaatataattaaaaaattgcaCACAAATAAACACTctcttttgttttttaaaatttcttattattaattttaatttttaaattttaattattatattaatctGACAATTGGTTCATACATGTTATacaaaaagaaatttttaaaaaaataaaagaagcaAAATACTTCACCACGTTAAAGGAATTCACACGAGGGCTAATTGCATCAACCCCTATACaaagtctaaaagacataatatgtaaaattaatagcatgttagattctatgctttaaaaaaatttagcataaaaacccctatgaaaGGGTGTAAATGTgtccgagtttgtataacataggggtgaaatgcgctacattttaaaaaactgagagATGCATTAGCCAATTAATATTTCTTATGaggttttatgtcttttagacttttAACATGGGATATTAATGCAATTAGCCCTCGCTTGCAACATTGGTACATTGCACTAGGAGCAATTTTCATGCAATTTTCTCGCCCCTTGAAATGGAAAGGAAGTTCAATTCTTCACATGAACTTCCTCGTCTATTTGAACATGCTCTAAATATAcgtatatatttatagataaacaTTTTCTGAAAATACAAATTCTAACTTATGTAAAGGTATTTTCACTTGATTCAATTCAATCACATgaactttttaaaatattgtgcATCATGTTACAATTAAAGCACGGTCCTCGACTTTTATATGCGTCTGAATTGGTTTTAAAACATTACATCTAGAGTTGACAAAATGAGCTAAGCTAGGCCCGTAGCCCGTTCCGTCATAAAAAATTGTTGGGTTCGgttggatttgaaatttttcaACCCGTCTTAAAAATGGGCCGCCCCGCCTAATACTGTTGGATTGGCCCGCCCCCCACCTAAAATAAATGAGTTGAAGCCGTCACACCCCGCCTAATGATGGGTTACAATGGTTGTGAACAGGCTCGCCCTGCTAGCccgttttgacacttttaattaCATCCAAACCAAACATGAGCCTTTTCGACTTTTCGCAACAAAAACGtatcttataaaatatttacacCTGGCCACGGTTGCTGCTCTGGTTGGAGTCTGATACAAATTCGATTAAAAGTAGAGATAAACATCTGATTAGCTTGTTTGAATGAAGAAAAAAGAATCATTCTTCGAACATTAATAAATTGTATAATATATCATCACACCATCTTTGGCAGTAATCGTCGTTCGTGCCTAAGAAGTTGTGAGCATATTCATCAAAATTTCAGCACACCATACAATACACATTGGCCATCAATATTTACAGTAAGATCAAGACATAAGGTACCAACTAAAACGTGACCATGAACCCAAGTCCCCAGCAACCTCGTTCACTCCAGTGGCGCCATATATTAGTCCAGATTCTGGCCATATTTTATCTTTCAAGACAACAAACGACTCTTGCTCGCTTCACATGCCCATGCACAAGACGATGAAACTTTAAAGAAGGGACTCTAGCCTCTAGGGGATTAAGATTTATCAGCACGTTTTGGAATTCTAAAGCACGGTCCTCGTGGAGGTTCTAACAGGTGCTTCAGCTCTAAATCGAGGGATTTCATGCCATGGATCGAATGTGCTTCTTGAGCTCAGTCTGAGAGGATGTACTGAGTTGTTGATGCAAGTAGAAGTGTTTTTCCCTACTGTATAAGAAGGAGGAGGAGAAAGGAAAGTGTTCTTGTATGCTAAGGCATCACGCCTTAATGGGCTCGAGGGGGGAGATACGGGCAATGATGATGCTATTGTTCGTGCATTATCCCTGTAGACATAAGAAAGTTACTATTACTTCAGGACCACGGTAAACAACACTGACGGCAGCCAAAGTCACGTAGGAAGTGCGAAATCATAAACATATGATTAATacagttaagaaaaatataattagtGAGCAACCAGCACTCATGTCAATCTCTTTTTGTCTTTTATTCACGACTACTTGAGCAttatgcatatgaattaaaATACATGGACTAAGTAGAGTTCAAATAGAGTACCTTGGACTTGTAAATGTCCTCGGTCCTGCGAATCTTGATGCATCATCCTGTTCAAAAGAATTGTTTGTTCTGCTGGACTGCATCTCGAGGGCAGTCTTTAAAAAAGTAAACAAAAAACTTCTTACTAATCATTCCAAAAAAATGACACTATTTTGACAACCCTTTTAAAAGAACCAAGGAAGTGAATCAATAAGATTTAATACCGGAGTGCGACTCCCATCGAATGCACGAGGAAATGCTTCTCGAGTTATATTGACATTGGTTGCTCTAAGTGTAGCTTGGTTTCTGACAAAAGGGTGACCTAGTAATTGGGATGCTGTGGGCCGTGCAGATGGTTCCCGTTGCAAAC
It encodes:
- the LOC140890121 gene encoding uncharacterized protein, whose protein sequence is MARRSTHSLSFTPNYGVMGEPTCFTLKLYYGGTMETIRKKKVYKGGNIEYFDFVDLDKLGIIELRGYAKELGFTDENSFKLWHKLGKSLTKGRYLENDVGVLEIKDHIPHNFEVEVYMEHVEVATNNQKDATTQDGANGFHDSDFEFEEEVQLAENLKNHAAENLKGKNVVEDVGISDDLLSRMGQDEGDYDCLESDGFGSAIESDEDDAPTFPMYDPIEDSKNPDLKLGMIFSSKNEAKFAIESHCIRRGRTVKFVKNDNKRLRGICINEGCNWCILCSPMNKDSCWQIKTFIPEHDNCYWHSKNRSIKAGWLGSTFEKKFKSNPKLGTSEFKVEVENTLNTTISYKQAYLAKKKAMKLVEGSIQEQFSRIRDYCSELKRTDEGASVILKLTEDDDGPRFQRLYVCFSACKDGFKDACRPVIGVDGCFLKTKTGGQLLAAVGLDPNNNIFPIAYALVEGESKDSWVWFLRLLDKDIGFENQHGWTFMSDKQKGLIPAFESLYPDAENRFCVRHLLSNMKAAGFRGVAIKNALWAAARATRVEEFKRRMEDLKKIDGNAYAWLAKKPEHHWCKAFFSTIPKCDILLNNMCECFNSMILEAREKAIIPMFESIRNMLMVRFQLNRSKAEKWDGAICPKIKVVMAKNCKDATTFRPMMADEMHFQISGPRNQHSVDLSKMSCSCRRWEMTGIPCPHAICAMWCKRENPEAYVHRYYSIEAYKRCYARSIMPINGPELWPSCDLIPPLPPIYKERVGRPAKLRRREPDEVPASNQTKLKEIKRNNKCKRCGGFGHNQRSCTRPRSPQSKFVEQEQAIPQECNEMEQNENETTLEEYNEMDIGEMQSAPQGCNEMESWDEALEGDGDERFISDKAAMRDELASKKRKKLQVIRQQASGINISGNSKAVFSINVNSVVKNDFIVKNGKNFVTLSHLRASLNDKKKTPPTESSGSRLDHPVTRRKQQHQSS